A portion of the Actomonas aquatica genome contains these proteins:
- a CDS encoding cysteine hydrolase family protein: MPASTAPSCLLVVDVQTQFINEHTRHLPAAIQALLPRFDWVFASRLLPDPASPIARWKGYLPAAATDPASALAIDLGQRAAARTTLVEKTGFGLVTPAVGAQLQSLGVTTAHIVGVDTDLCVLRTAGDLLALNIRPVVLTDLVASTAGEPLHSSALLILKRMLGRAQLTTSATLPA, from the coding sequence ATGCCCGCTTCCACCGCGCCTTCCTGCCTCCTCGTCGTCGACGTGCAGACCCAGTTCATCAACGAACACACGCGGCATCTGCCCGCCGCGATTCAGGCGCTCCTGCCCCGCTTTGATTGGGTCTTCGCCAGCCGCCTGCTGCCCGACCCCGCCAGCCCCATCGCCCGCTGGAAAGGTTACCTGCCGGCCGCCGCCACTGACCCTGCCTCGGCACTCGCCATCGATCTCGGCCAGCGTGCCGCCGCGCGCACTACGCTGGTGGAGAAAACCGGCTTCGGCCTCGTCACCCCGGCCGTCGGCGCACAGCTGCAATCGCTCGGCGTGACCACCGCGCATATCGTCGGCGTCGACACCGATCTCTGCGTCCTGCGCACCGCCGGCGACCTCCTGGCGCTCAACATCCGCCCGGTCGTGCTCACCGACCTCGTCGCCTCGACCGCGGGTGAGCCGCTCCACAGCAGCGCCCTGCTCATCCTCAAGCGCATGCTCGGCCGAGCCCAACTCACCACCAGCGCGACGCTCCCCGCGTGA
- a CDS encoding methyl-accepting chemotaxis protein: MNSSQTLGQRVGFGFAAVVVLGLLSGGFAIYEVTRVREAAHMMSEEFVPEARHAAQLEAQLGALQLETQHYRLTAEEDRFSRISAQLQSVREQVQALHSLAEAHPHLVKLRSEVGVLDEQLEAFETLAKSLADATATLQAGRASLEQAGANFDLEMDHLQAVQFERFEAEAVGSDLEHLRQRGLKMHLAQQVAKQLDHLQMLAAQGQLKRDPALIRAASTTFDSLFEQLAALRAVLEIPADIAEVDRLTASARAYRDNLIVVAEQSEVLNALGVTGSTLGHDLQMEAEALALTGMDRTVEAAEESTARLNLTVRGVVASAALLTLLGIVISTRVVSRLRSILLDISSSLAAGAQQLVSASGQISTASNQVADSASRGAAALQQTGASMEELASLVRRTADDAGAAMSLAGDARHASVASGQKAERLNEAMGRIKSSSDEISKIIKTIDEIAFQTNLLALNAAVEAARAGEAGAGFSVVAEEVRALAHRAAKAAKESGEKISHAVRNSGEAASVAGEVTTDLESIRQQVEKVDRLIASIATAAEEQAQGVDQINRAIDEIDQVTQGNAAAAEESASASTELKAEADAVQGLVSFLEQVSGVKKRAPQPASVSAGAPRSGGHGKAAGTGWSPSAASANSALEPVGLGAGEAEFFR, encoded by the coding sequence ATGAATTCCTCTCAAACTCTCGGCCAGCGCGTGGGCTTTGGCTTCGCTGCGGTGGTTGTCCTCGGCCTGCTATCGGGTGGCTTTGCCATCTACGAAGTCACGCGCGTGCGCGAGGCCGCGCACATGATGAGCGAGGAGTTTGTGCCGGAAGCCCGTCACGCCGCCCAATTGGAGGCGCAGCTCGGAGCGTTGCAGTTGGAGACTCAGCACTACCGACTGACCGCCGAGGAAGACCGTTTCAGTCGCATCTCCGCCCAGTTGCAAAGTGTGCGGGAGCAAGTGCAGGCCTTGCATAGCTTGGCCGAGGCACATCCGCATCTGGTTAAGCTGCGGTCGGAGGTCGGAGTGTTGGATGAGCAACTGGAGGCTTTTGAAACCCTGGCCAAAAGCCTCGCGGATGCCACGGCGACGCTTCAGGCCGGGCGAGCTTCGCTGGAACAGGCCGGGGCTAATTTTGATTTGGAAATGGATCACCTCCAAGCCGTGCAGTTTGAGCGTTTTGAAGCCGAAGCCGTGGGCAGCGATCTGGAGCATCTGCGTCAACGAGGCCTCAAAATGCATCTCGCCCAACAGGTGGCGAAGCAACTCGACCACCTGCAAATGCTCGCGGCGCAAGGCCAGCTGAAGCGCGATCCGGCGCTGATCCGGGCGGCCTCGACGACCTTTGATTCGCTATTTGAGCAACTCGCGGCTCTGCGGGCGGTCTTGGAGATTCCGGCCGATATCGCAGAGGTGGATCGTCTCACCGCGTCCGCTCGCGCCTATCGGGACAACTTGATCGTGGTGGCGGAGCAAAGCGAAGTGCTTAATGCCTTGGGCGTGACGGGCAGCACCCTCGGTCACGACCTGCAGATGGAGGCCGAAGCCCTCGCCCTCACCGGGATGGATCGCACGGTCGAAGCGGCAGAAGAATCCACCGCGCGCCTCAATTTGACGGTGCGCGGAGTCGTGGCCAGTGCAGCGTTGTTGACCCTGCTGGGGATCGTCATCTCGACGCGCGTGGTCAGCCGTCTGCGGTCGATCCTGCTCGATATTTCCAGTTCCCTGGCCGCGGGCGCCCAGCAGTTGGTGAGTGCCAGTGGCCAGATATCCACCGCCAGCAATCAGGTGGCCGATAGCGCCAGCCGCGGGGCGGCGGCGCTACAGCAGACAGGGGCTTCGATGGAGGAGCTGGCCAGTTTGGTGCGGCGCACGGCCGATGACGCGGGCGCGGCGATGTCGCTCGCGGGCGACGCGCGCCATGCCTCGGTGGCGAGTGGCCAGAAAGCCGAGCGTCTGAACGAGGCGATGGGGCGGATCAAATCCTCCAGCGACGAGATTTCGAAGATCATCAAGACGATCGATGAGATCGCATTTCAGACCAATCTACTCGCGCTGAACGCTGCGGTGGAAGCGGCTCGTGCCGGTGAAGCCGGAGCTGGATTCTCGGTGGTGGCAGAGGAGGTGCGCGCGCTGGCCCATCGTGCCGCCAAAGCGGCCAAGGAGTCGGGCGAAAAGATCTCACATGCCGTGCGCAACAGCGGCGAAGCGGCCTCAGTGGCCGGAGAAGTGACCACCGATTTGGAATCGATCCGGCAACAGGTTGAAAAGGTCGACCGCCTCATCGCCTCGATCGCGACCGCGGCCGAAGAGCAAGCCCAGGGCGTCGACCAGATCAACCGGGCGATCGACGAGATCGACCAGGTGACGCAAGGCAACGCTGCGGCGGCGGAGGAATCGGCTTCGGCCTCGACGGAGCTCAAAGCGGAAGCGGATGCGGTGCAGGGGTTGGTGAGCTTTTTGGAACAGGTTTCGGGAGTCAAAAAACGAGCTCCTCAACCTGCCTCGGTCTCCGCGGGGGCCCCACGATCCGGTGGTCACGGGAAGGCCGCCGGCACCGGCTGGTCTCCCTCGGCCGCGAGCGCGAACTCGGCCCTTGAGCCGGTCGGCTTGGGAGCGGGGGAAGCGGAGTTCTTCCGCTGA
- a CDS encoding glycosyltransferase family A protein, translating to MHPQVSIVMPVRNAASTLEGAMASVVGQTFSDWEAVVVDDGSSDATPELLQAWAKRERRVRLLRPDPRPGLVGALNVGLAAARAPLIARMDADDVMHPERLARQVARLAAEPALGLVSCGVAFGGDRAAQAGYAAHVDWLNTVVTPEQIRRERFVEAPLAHPSVMFRRELVSQHGGYREGPWPEDYELWLRWLDAGVPMAKVPEVLLTWRDSPERASRVDARYDVKAFFAVKAQYIAAELARSGAGRAVWIAGAGRPTRRRAVLLEEHSVEIAGYVDIDPRKIGGRVAGCPVVGPAELPSADEAVVLSYVANRGARAKVRAMLTAQRREEGRDFWLCA from the coding sequence GTGCATCCTCAGGTTTCCATAGTCATGCCGGTGCGAAACGCAGCGTCCACCTTGGAGGGGGCCATGGCCTCGGTGGTCGGGCAAACGTTTTCGGATTGGGAGGCCGTGGTGGTGGACGATGGATCGAGTGATGCCACGCCCGAGCTACTGCAGGCGTGGGCGAAGCGGGAGCGCCGGGTGCGGCTGCTGCGGCCGGATCCACGACCGGGGTTGGTGGGCGCGCTCAATGTGGGGCTGGCGGCGGCGCGGGCGCCGCTCATCGCGCGCATGGATGCCGATGATGTGATGCACCCGGAGCGTTTGGCGCGACAGGTGGCACGGTTGGCGGCGGAACCGGCGCTGGGCCTGGTGTCGTGTGGCGTGGCGTTTGGCGGCGATCGGGCGGCGCAAGCGGGTTATGCGGCGCACGTGGATTGGCTCAACACGGTGGTGACGCCGGAGCAGATCCGGCGGGAGCGTTTTGTTGAGGCGCCCCTCGCCCACCCGAGTGTGATGTTTCGCCGCGAGCTGGTGTCACAACATGGTGGATACCGGGAGGGGCCGTGGCCTGAGGACTATGAGTTGTGGCTGCGATGGCTGGATGCGGGGGTGCCCATGGCCAAGGTCCCGGAGGTGCTGCTCACGTGGCGGGATTCCCCGGAGCGGGCTTCGCGGGTGGACGCCCGTTATGATGTGAAGGCGTTTTTTGCGGTGAAAGCGCAGTATATTGCCGCGGAGTTGGCGCGGAGTGGCGCGGGCCGGGCGGTCTGGATCGCGGGGGCGGGCCGTCCGACGCGGCGGCGGGCGGTGTTGCTGGAGGAGCACAGCGTGGAGATCGCGGGTTACGTGGATATCGATCCCCGGAAAATTGGCGGGCGCGTTGCGGGGTGCCCGGTGGTCGGCCCGGCGGAGCTGCCCTCGGCCGATGAGGCGGTGGTGCTCAGCTACGTCGCCAACCGTGGCGCGCGGGCCAAAGTGCGGGCAATGCTGACGGCGCAGCGGCGTGAGGAGGGGCGGGATTTCTGGCTCTGCGCTTGA
- a CDS encoding methyl-accepting chemotaxis protein, which yields MTPPPASASAAPQPSPAPSATPIRAAENAALIAAIDRVQALIQFDLSGQIQHANQHFLDAVGYTLSEVVGQHHRIFCEADYADSAEYREFWAELRRGSNHSGVYQRRRKDGQEVWLQASYNPVFDGNGKVESVIKFATDITQRRRAELEAAGKIAAIDRSQAVIEFRTNGEVLTANRNFLDLMGYTLDEVRGQHHRIFCPPDYVATRDYAKFWGTLARGEFHRGRFLRIGKFGQRVWIQATYNPILNPAGQVEKVVKFATDVTDQVEREEEIERRAQEIRGTMQKLCAATVTIADNAGHSNQLANATQQNARRGNQALEKLGVSMDEIQKASTGIREIVAVIAEIAGQTNLLAFNAAIEAARASESGAGFSVVADEVRRLAEKSAEATRRIEALSREAVARVNEGGVVSSEAVESFRAISEGVDDTNESIQQIESCTDEQTTLARHVAELVDRLLQGAHKSENAPVELGRCA from the coding sequence ATGACTCCACCTCCCGCCTCCGCCTCCGCCGCCCCCCAACCCTCACCGGCACCGTCCGCCACGCCGATTCGTGCGGCGGAAAACGCTGCGCTCATCGCGGCGATCGACCGCGTGCAGGCGCTCATCCAGTTCGACCTGAGCGGCCAGATCCAGCACGCCAACCAGCACTTCCTCGATGCGGTGGGCTACACCTTATCGGAAGTGGTGGGTCAGCATCATCGCATCTTCTGCGAGGCAGATTACGCCGACTCGGCGGAGTATCGGGAGTTTTGGGCCGAGCTGCGCCGGGGCAGCAACCACTCCGGAGTGTATCAGCGTCGGCGCAAGGACGGGCAGGAGGTGTGGCTGCAGGCGTCCTACAACCCCGTCTTTGATGGCAACGGCAAGGTGGAATCGGTCATCAAATTTGCCACCGACATCACCCAACGCCGCCGCGCCGAGTTGGAGGCCGCCGGCAAGATCGCGGCGATCGATCGGTCGCAGGCCGTGATCGAGTTTCGCACCAACGGCGAGGTGCTCACCGCCAACCGCAATTTCCTCGATCTGATGGGCTACACCTTGGACGAGGTGCGCGGCCAGCATCACCGGATTTTCTGTCCGCCCGACTACGTCGCGACTCGCGACTACGCCAAGTTTTGGGGCACCCTGGCGCGAGGTGAATTTCATCGCGGTCGTTTCCTGCGCATCGGCAAGTTTGGCCAGCGCGTGTGGATCCAGGCGACCTACAACCCCATTCTCAACCCGGCGGGCCAGGTCGAGAAGGTGGTGAAGTTTGCCACCGATGTGACCGACCAGGTCGAGCGTGAGGAGGAGATCGAGCGCCGGGCGCAGGAAATCCGGGGCACCATGCAGAAACTCTGTGCGGCGACCGTCACCATCGCCGACAACGCCGGCCACTCGAACCAACTGGCCAATGCCACCCAACAAAACGCGCGGCGCGGCAACCAGGCTCTCGAGAAACTCGGCGTATCCATGGATGAGATACAAAAGGCCTCCACCGGCATTCGCGAGATCGTGGCGGTGATCGCCGAGATCGCCGGGCAGACCAATCTCCTGGCCTTCAATGCGGCCATCGAAGCGGCGCGCGCGAGTGAGTCGGGCGCCGGCTTTTCGGTCGTGGCGGATGAAGTGCGTCGTCTGGCCGAAAAATCGGCCGAGGCCACCCGCCGCATCGAAGCGCTCAGCCGCGAGGCGGTGGCCCGGGTCAACGAAGGTGGAGTCGTTTCGTCGGAGGCGGTGGAGTCGTTCCGCGCGATCAGTGAAGGCGTGGATGATACCAACGAATCGATTCAACAGATCGAATCGTGCACCGACGAACAGACCACGCTGGCCCGCCATGTGGCGGAGCTGGTGGACCGCCTGCTGCAGGGGGCGCATAAAAGCGAAAACGCTCCGGTGGAGCTGGGACGTTGCGCCTGA
- a CDS encoding YkgJ family cysteine cluster protein → MDCRPGCAACCIAPSISTPIPGMPLGKPAGVPCVQLDEAGRCKLFGLPERPAVCVSLRPNPEMCGASREEALEFLHRLESETKP, encoded by the coding sequence ATGGACTGCCGACCCGGCTGCGCGGCCTGCTGTATCGCGCCTTCGATCTCCACGCCGATCCCGGGCATGCCGTTGGGCAAACCGGCGGGAGTGCCTTGCGTGCAGTTGGACGAGGCGGGGCGGTGCAAACTCTTCGGTCTACCCGAGCGGCCGGCGGTGTGCGTGAGCCTGCGGCCCAACCCCGAAATGTGCGGGGCGAGCCGAGAGGAGGCGTTGGAGTTCCTGCATCGGCTTGAATCCGAGACAAAACCCTGA
- the msrA gene encoding peptide-methionine (S)-S-oxide reductase MsrA, translating into MTQVTKAESLILGGGCFWCVEAAYQMLPGVLAVESGYSGGHDPAPTYEAVCTGETGHAEVARITYDPSKVSLGEVLALFWRIHDPTTLNRQGDDVGTQYRSVIFYAGETQRVAAEASREAAKASWGDRIVTQIEPLTQFFPAEGYHQNYYARNPEQGYCRAVIRPKLDKVKRALEAE; encoded by the coding sequence ATGACACAGGTTACCAAAGCGGAATCCCTTATTCTTGGCGGCGGCTGTTTCTGGTGCGTCGAGGCGGCGTATCAGATGCTGCCCGGCGTGTTGGCGGTGGAGAGCGGTTACTCTGGCGGGCACGACCCGGCCCCGACTTACGAGGCCGTGTGCACCGGTGAGACCGGCCACGCCGAGGTGGCGCGCATCACTTACGATCCGAGCAAGGTTTCGCTCGGCGAGGTGCTGGCGTTGTTCTGGCGTATTCATGACCCCACGACGCTGAATCGACAGGGCGATGACGTCGGCACGCAGTATCGCTCCGTTATCTTCTACGCTGGTGAGACGCAGCGGGTGGCGGCAGAGGCCTCCCGCGAGGCGGCCAAGGCGAGTTGGGGAGATCGTATCGTGACGCAGATTGAACCGCTCACGCAGTTTTTCCCCGCTGAGGGGTATCACCAAAACTATTACGCGCGGAACCCGGAACAGGGTTACTGTCGCGCGGTGATTCGGCCCAAACTGGACAAGGTGAAACGGGCGCTGGAGGCAGAGTGA
- a CDS encoding chemotaxis protein CheW translates to MTTTETASGSRRVLGLVRVGRVRLAVPAATLAEVVRGPLEVSALPQAPRRVLGTIGWHGRPVPLVDLADLVRGESEPAEAPRLDLAMVVRHGEGFFAVPIDEALGVVRARADEVMPFDDGGADALFRELFQPRAGGAPAAIVDWTVISARQSMRRLLAVATSGSDAADTLRADAEAARPHVLVRLWNRVLAIDAQRVRRVQRRPQRFDSEVRLGRVEGFLRMGALQVPVLDLGRCLGWQEPVEAAPRQDLIVVGDTSRQVAVTVQDVIAIEGIREGDVEPADEVGEQARAHVRGVWQSPSQGPVWVVGAASLEAMGLAAETAEGALHGGAGAEGEVDGLAWGNRSADLFLVVRLGASHVALAASEVAAVEAVPSNWSRANDDPLFGGLMELRGRAVKIYDLAAALALPAAETGAEAECRVVVLMRGEDGDCGWLVSSMDLLVRQAPRALPARGVKGQGLAAAFTASVRAEGSGWTKEVCVLDLPGLMAAVGAVSGAAAAA, encoded by the coding sequence ATGACGACGACGGAGACCGCCAGCGGCTCGAGGCGGGTATTGGGGCTGGTGCGGGTCGGGCGGGTGCGCTTGGCGGTGCCAGCCGCCACGCTGGCCGAGGTGGTGCGTGGTCCCCTGGAGGTGAGCGCGCTGCCGCAGGCCCCGCGCCGCGTGCTCGGCACCATCGGTTGGCATGGGCGACCGGTGCCGTTGGTGGATCTGGCGGATTTGGTGCGAGGTGAGAGCGAACCGGCGGAGGCACCGCGACTCGATCTGGCGATGGTCGTGCGCCACGGGGAGGGTTTTTTTGCGGTGCCCATCGATGAAGCGCTCGGCGTCGTGCGGGCCCGGGCCGATGAGGTGATGCCATTCGATGACGGCGGGGCGGATGCGCTGTTTCGGGAACTGTTTCAACCGCGGGCGGGGGGCGCGCCGGCGGCGATTGTGGATTGGACGGTGATTTCCGCGCGGCAGTCCATGCGGCGTCTGCTGGCAGTCGCCACAAGCGGGAGTGACGCTGCCGATACGCTGCGCGCGGACGCCGAGGCGGCGCGGCCGCATGTGCTGGTGCGCCTGTGGAACCGCGTGTTGGCGATCGACGCGCAACGCGTGCGGCGGGTGCAGCGCCGCCCGCAGCGGTTTGATTCCGAAGTGCGGCTCGGTCGCGTGGAAGGGTTTTTGCGCATGGGCGCGTTGCAGGTGCCGGTGCTCGATCTGGGCCGTTGCTTGGGTTGGCAGGAGCCGGTCGAGGCCGCTCCGCGGCAGGACCTGATTGTGGTCGGCGATACCAGCCGTCAGGTGGCGGTGACGGTGCAGGATGTGATCGCGATTGAGGGCATCCGGGAGGGCGATGTGGAGCCCGCCGATGAGGTGGGCGAGCAGGCGCGTGCGCACGTGCGGGGCGTCTGGCAAAGCCCCAGCCAAGGGCCGGTCTGGGTGGTGGGCGCAGCGAGTTTGGAGGCAATGGGTTTGGCCGCGGAGACCGCCGAGGGCGCGTTGCATGGAGGCGCGGGCGCGGAGGGAGAGGTCGATGGGCTGGCGTGGGGGAACCGGTCGGCGGACCTGTTTCTGGTGGTGCGACTCGGGGCCTCGCATGTGGCGTTGGCTGCGTCGGAGGTGGCGGCGGTGGAAGCGGTGCCGTCGAACTGGTCGCGGGCGAATGACGATCCGTTGTTCGGTGGGTTGATGGAACTGCGTGGTCGGGCGGTGAAGATTTATGATTTGGCGGCAGCTTTGGCGTTGCCGGCGGCGGAGACCGGGGCGGAGGCGGAGTGTCGAGTGGTGGTGCTCATGCGCGGGGAGGACGGAGACTGCGGCTGGTTGGTATCGTCGATGGATCTGCTGGTGCGGCAGGCGCCGCGAGCGTTGCCGGCCCGGGGCGTGAAGGGGCAGGGGTTGGCGGCGGCGTTTACCGCTTCGGTGCGAGCGGAGGGCAGCGGGTGGACCAAGGAAGTGTGTGTGCTGGACCTGCCGGGTCTGATGGCGGCGGTGGGGGCGGTGTCGGGTGCTGCAGCGGCGGCTTGA
- a CDS encoding response regulator, protein MSLSSQHSTGRVAVAVVEDDPHFRLFLESMLEASPRHRLVATAGSAVEALAWDPAVVTPHVLLVDVGLPDRSGAELVGELLARHEQALGLMLTAETDAAVVLQAVQSGANGYVLKGGREEDLLAAIDDALAGGAPMSPGIARKVLGLMRGGPTRKPEDARLAILTDRERDILERVAEGAVDKEIGDALGLSRSTVKNALLVIYQKWRVRSRTEAAVVFTRLREGNS, encoded by the coding sequence ATGAGCCTTTCTTCCCAGCACTCCACCGGCCGCGTTGCGGTCGCCGTCGTCGAGGACGATCCGCATTTTCGGCTGTTCCTGGAATCGATGTTGGAGGCGAGTCCGCGTCACCGCTTGGTAGCGACGGCGGGATCGGCGGTGGAGGCCCTGGCGTGGGATCCGGCGGTGGTGACGCCGCATGTGCTGTTGGTCGATGTCGGGTTGCCGGATCGCTCCGGCGCGGAGTTGGTGGGGGAGCTGTTGGCGCGGCACGAGCAAGCGCTCGGGCTCATGCTCACGGCGGAGACGGATGCGGCGGTGGTGCTGCAGGCGGTGCAGAGCGGGGCCAATGGTTATGTGCTCAAGGGCGGGCGCGAGGAGGACCTTTTGGCGGCGATCGATGATGCTTTGGCAGGTGGGGCGCCGATGTCGCCGGGCATTGCGCGCAAGGTGTTGGGGTTGATGCGGGGAGGGCCGACGAGGAAGCCGGAGGATGCGCGTTTGGCGATCCTGACGGACCGGGAGCGGGACATTCTGGAGCGGGTGGCGGAAGGCGCGGTCGATAAGGAAATCGGCGATGCGTTGGGGCTGTCGCGGTCGACGGTGAAGAACGCGTTGTTGGTGATTTACCAGAAGTGGCGGGTGCGTTCGCGCACGGAGGCGGCGGTCGTGTTTACCCGCCTGCGCGAGGGGAACTCATGA
- the ettA gene encoding energy-dependent translational throttle protein EttA, whose product MAKADEPKVIFSMIRVSKKIERKEILRDISLSFYYGAKIGVLGLNGAGKSSLMRILAGRDREIDGRVHFDEGYSVGLLEQEPQLTPGATVRACVEEGVKTLTDLVDAYDATWDEINEAEDDAARDLIMERQGELQERIDALDAWDVAPQVEMAMDALRCPAGETIVDTLSGGERRRVALARLLLQKPDVLLLDEPTNHLDAESVHWLEQHLARYAGTVIAVTHDRYFLDNVAGWILELDRGHGIPWQGNYSGWLEQKQRRLEIEQRTEDRRQKAMKRELEWIRQSARARQAKGQARINAYEAMLKEDVAEKEREFEIVIPPGPRLGDLVVEASGVRKAYGDKLLFDGLEFSLPPGGIVGVVGPNGAGKTTLFRMITGDETPDAGVLRVGPTVKIAHVDQSRDSLPDEQTIYEAISGGEETLSLGGNREVNARAYCAQFGFTGADQQKKVGVLSGGERNRVHLARLLKSGANLILLDEPTNDLDVNSIRALEEGLETFAGCAVVVSHDRWFLDRTATHILAFEGDSEVVWYRGNYSAYLEDYRRRKGHDADRPHRIKYRKLGRG is encoded by the coding sequence ATGGCCAAGGCCGACGAACCCAAAGTGATTTTTTCCATGATCCGCGTCTCGAAGAAGATCGAGCGCAAGGAGATCCTCCGCGACATCTCGCTGTCGTTCTACTACGGCGCGAAGATCGGCGTGCTCGGCCTCAACGGCGCGGGCAAGTCGTCCCTCATGCGCATCCTCGCCGGGCGCGACCGCGAGATCGATGGACGCGTGCATTTCGACGAAGGTTACTCCGTCGGGCTCCTCGAGCAGGAGCCGCAACTCACGCCGGGCGCCACGGTGCGCGCCTGTGTGGAGGAGGGCGTCAAGACGCTCACGGATCTGGTGGATGCCTATGACGCGACGTGGGACGAAATCAACGAGGCCGAAGACGATGCGGCGCGGGATCTGATCATGGAGCGCCAGGGCGAGTTGCAGGAACGGATCGATGCGCTCGATGCCTGGGATGTGGCGCCGCAGGTGGAGATGGCGATGGACGCGCTGCGCTGTCCGGCGGGTGAGACGATCGTAGATACGCTGTCGGGTGGTGAGCGCCGGCGCGTCGCGTTGGCGCGGCTGTTGTTGCAGAAACCGGATGTGCTGTTGCTCGACGAGCCGACGAATCACCTCGATGCGGAGAGTGTGCACTGGTTGGAGCAGCACCTAGCGCGCTACGCCGGCACGGTCATCGCGGTGACGCACGATCGCTACTTCCTCGACAACGTGGCGGGCTGGATTCTCGAGCTCGATCGCGGTCACGGCATCCCGTGGCAGGGCAATTACTCCGGTTGGTTGGAGCAGAAACAACGTCGCCTGGAGATCGAGCAGCGCACGGAGGATCGCCGCCAGAAGGCGATGAAGCGCGAGCTGGAATGGATCCGCCAATCGGCCCGGGCGCGGCAGGCGAAAGGCCAGGCGCGTATCAATGCTTACGAAGCCATGTTGAAGGAAGACGTGGCGGAGAAAGAACGGGAATTTGAAATCGTGATCCCGCCGGGGCCGCGGCTCGGCGATCTCGTGGTGGAAGCCTCGGGCGTGCGCAAAGCCTACGGTGACAAACTGCTCTTCGACGGTCTTGAGTTCAGCCTGCCGCCGGGTGGCATCGTGGGCGTGGTCGGACCGAACGGTGCGGGTAAAACAACGCTGTTTCGTATGATCACCGGTGACGAAACGCCCGACGCCGGCGTGCTGCGGGTGGGACCGACGGTGAAGATCGCGCACGTCGACCAGTCGCGCGACAGCCTGCCGGATGAACAGACGATTTATGAAGCGATCAGCGGCGGGGAAGAAACGCTTTCGCTGGGCGGCAACCGCGAGGTGAACGCGCGGGCGTATTGCGCGCAGTTTGGGTTCACCGGGGCCGACCAGCAGAAGAAGGTCGGTGTGCTGTCCGGTGGTGAGCGCAACCGCGTGCATCTGGCGCGCCTGCTGAAGAGTGGGGCGAATCTGATCCTACTGGACGAGCCGACCAACGACCTCGACGTGAACTCGATCCGCGCGCTGGAGGAAGGTCTGGAGACCTTTGCCGGTTGCGCCGTGGTGGTGTCGCACGATCGCTGGTTCCTGGATCGCACGGCGACGCACATCCTGGCCTTTGAAGGCGACTCGGAGGTGGTGTGGTATCGCGGCAACTACAGCGCCTACCTCGAAGACTATCGCCGCCGCAAAGGTCACGACGCCGACCGCCCGCATCGCATCAAGTATCGCAAGCTGGGCCGCGGGTAA